The following coding sequences are from one Petrotoga sibirica DSM 13575 window:
- a CDS encoding MalY/PatB family protein has protein sequence MKYDFDEIVDRRNTESAKWKAVKKLYGRDDVIPMWVADMDFKSPPEVIEALKKRVEHGIFGYPMLDDDYFDPFINWIRDRHGIEIKKEWIVTTYGVVDALKMAILAYSKPGDNVVIQSPVYYPFYNIVNSNGRMILKNSLKFENANYSMDFDDLEKKLSLKRTKLFILCNPHNPVGRIWKREELEKLVRLCNKHNVLLLSDEIHSDLVFSPNKHIPISSISQDIKESSLTFYAPSKTFNLAGLKASFVVIPNEQLRTEYKNMIESLTSDKLNIFGMVAAKVAYERGKDWLDDLLNYLRDNIDHLYDFFNEKLPKIKLQKPEGTYLMWLDFREYGDEQKVKDILVNKAKVGLEEGSIFGEEGKGFFRMNIGCPMSILKEACNNIYNAFKDL, from the coding sequence TTGAAGTATGATTTTGATGAAATAGTTGATAGAAGGAATACAGAATCCGCAAAATGGAAAGCCGTTAAAAAACTTTATGGTAGAGACGATGTTATTCCAATGTGGGTTGCCGACATGGATTTTAAATCTCCACCTGAAGTAATTGAAGCATTAAAAAAGCGAGTAGAGCATGGGATATTTGGATATCCAATGTTAGACGATGATTACTTTGATCCTTTTATAAATTGGATTAGGGACAGGCATGGCATTGAGATAAAAAAAGAATGGATAGTAACAACTTACGGTGTGGTTGACGCTTTAAAAATGGCCATTCTTGCTTACTCAAAGCCAGGAGACAACGTTGTAATTCAATCACCTGTTTATTATCCTTTTTATAACATCGTCAATTCCAACGGACGGATGATATTAAAAAATTCTCTAAAATTTGAAAACGCTAATTATAGCATGGACTTTGATGATTTAGAAAAAAAATTATCCCTCAAAAGAACTAAGTTATTCATCTTATGTAACCCACACAACCCTGTTGGAAGGATTTGGAAAAGGGAAGAATTAGAAAAGTTAGTCCGATTATGTAATAAACATAACGTCCTCTTGTTATCGGACGAAATACATTCAGATCTGGTATTTTCTCCTAACAAGCACATTCCAATATCTTCGATCTCACAAGATATAAAAGAGAGTTCTTTAACTTTTTATGCTCCAAGTAAAACCTTTAATTTGGCTGGTTTAAAAGCGTCATTTGTTGTTATTCCAAATGAACAATTACGAACAGAATACAAAAACATGATCGAGAGTCTTACAAGCGATAAATTAAATATCTTTGGAATGGTTGCAGCCAAGGTTGCTTACGAAAGAGGTAAAGACTGGCTTGATGATTTACTAAATTACTTGAGAGACAATATCGATCACCTATACGATTTTTTCAATGAAAAACTACCTAAAATAAAATTACAAAAACCCGAGGGAACATATTTGATGTGGTTAGATTTTAGGGAATATGGAGATGAACAAAAAGTCAAAGATATACTCGTAAACAAAGCAAAAGTTGGTTTAGAAGAAGGTAGCATCTTTGGAGAAGAAGGTAAAGGCTTTTTTAGAATGAATATTGGATGCCCTATGTCTATTTTAAAAGAGGCATGCAACAATATTTATAATGCTTTTAAAGATTTATAA
- the rsgA gene encoding ribosome small subunit-dependent GTPase A, with translation MVEEIMKKYGYFNFFRDSPINDNIGRITFVSKENYLVMTPKGELIGKLKGRYSYEIEDAKEFPYVGDWVSIQYTGNEKEVLIDHLFRRKNRISRKMRGKQFSEQIIACNVDYIIFCMSTDENFSLRLLEKYLYAFSWPNSKSLLVLTKKDLAENVEKNIKKIKELYPNLEVIATSIYEDSSIKLLLPYLLEGTTSVIIGSSGVGKSTLINHIAGKEIFKTREISKKTQRGKHTTTFRKLIYLGEGLGCIIDTPGLSSVSLWSSYNSNSAFSDIEELSLHCKFRNCTHTVEKGCAVLKGVKDGIISEDRYKNFIKLKREENFMKSKIDFNINKKRNKEIEEREKMKKSKRRK, from the coding sequence ATGGTTGAAGAAATAATGAAGAAATATGGTTATTTTAATTTTTTTAGAGATAGTCCAATTAATGATAATATTGGTAGAATCACCTTTGTCAGTAAAGAAAATTATCTTGTTATGACACCAAAGGGTGAATTGATTGGGAAACTTAAAGGGAGATACAGCTATGAAATTGAAGATGCAAAAGAATTCCCATATGTGGGAGATTGGGTTTCTATTCAATATACAGGTAATGAAAAAGAAGTTTTAATTGATCACCTTTTTCGAAGAAAAAATAGGATCTCCAGGAAAATGAGGGGTAAACAATTTTCAGAACAAATTATTGCCTGTAACGTGGATTATATAATTTTTTGTATGTCAACTGATGAGAATTTTAGCTTACGATTATTGGAAAAATATCTATATGCTTTCTCTTGGCCAAATTCTAAGAGCCTTCTTGTGCTTACGAAGAAAGACCTTGCAGAAAATGTTGAAAAGAATATTAAAAAAATAAAGGAACTTTATCCTAATCTTGAAGTGATAGCAACAAGTATCTACGAAGATTCTAGCATAAAATTACTTCTTCCTTACTTACTTGAAGGAACTACTTCCGTAATTATAGGTTCATCCGGTGTTGGTAAATCAACCTTAATCAATCACATTGCTGGTAAAGAGATATTCAAAACAAGAGAAATTAGTAAAAAAACTCAAAGAGGCAAACATACTACAACCTTCAGAAAACTTATTTATCTCGGAGAAGGATTAGGATGTATAATAGATACCCCTGGCTTAAGTTCGGTTTCTTTATGGAGTAGTTACAATTCAAACAGCGCTTTTTCAGACATCGAAGAATTGAGTTTACATTGCAAATTTAGGAATTGCACCCACACAGTTGAAAAAGGATGTGCTGTATTAAAAGGGGTAAAAGACGGAATAATAAGTGAGGATAGATATAAAAATTTCATTAAGTTAAAACGAGAAGAGAATTTTATGAAAAGTAAGATAGACTTCAACATCAATAAGAAAAGAAATAAAGAAATAGAAGAGCGAGAAAAAATGAAAAAGAGCAAAAGGAGAAAATAA
- a CDS encoding bifunctional 5,10-methylenetetrahydrofolate dehydrogenase/5,10-methenyltetrahydrofolate cyclohydrolase produces MLIEVKNIIDKIKTEISSFKEKLSYEPKLVSLVVEPDESTKSYLNSQKRNAKKYGINLEIVESNDLINDLRIYNEDDATDAIFVARPLKKGYTELDIAKHIDPEKDVEGVSLHNIGSMFYEKELFVPCTAEAVVKIIEDTTDVRGKNIVILGRSTTVGKPVALMLQRHGRDATVTITHTKTKNLKEITTKADILVVAIGKANFVDRSFVKEGMIVIDVGINVVDGKIVGDVDKDVSEICQLTPVPGGVGSVTTAILMRNVFRAAINKKGDL; encoded by the coding sequence ATGTTAATTGAAGTAAAAAATATTATTGATAAAATAAAAACAGAAATATCGTCATTTAAAGAAAAACTTTCCTATGAACCCAAACTAGTAAGTTTGGTTGTTGAACCTGATGAATCTACTAAATCCTATCTCAATTCGCAAAAAAGAAATGCAAAAAAATATGGAATCAACTTAGAAATTGTTGAAAGTAATGATTTGATTAATGATCTAAGGATATATAACGAAGACGACGCTACAGATGCCATTTTTGTGGCAAGACCTTTAAAGAAAGGATACACTGAATTAGATATAGCAAAACACATCGATCCTGAAAAAGATGTCGAAGGGGTAAGTTTACATAACATTGGTTCTATGTTTTACGAAAAAGAATTATTTGTACCTTGCACAGCAGAAGCGGTTGTGAAAATAATAGAAGATACAACCGACGTTAGAGGAAAGAATATCGTCATTCTTGGAAGAAGTACTACGGTAGGAAAACCAGTTGCATTAATGCTTCAAAGGCACGGAAGGGATGCCACAGTCACCATCACACATACAAAAACTAAGAACTTAAAAGAGATAACCACAAAAGCAGATATTTTGGTTGTTGCAATAGGAAAGGCTAATTTCGTTGATAGAAGTTTTGTAAAAGAAGGAATGATCGTTATCGATGTAGGGATTAACGTAGTAGATGGTAAGATAGTTGGTGATGTTGATAAAGACGTCTCAGAAATTTGCCAATTAACGCCTGTGCCCGGTGGAGTGGGAAGTGTCACAACAGCTATCCTAATGAGAAATGTTTTTAGAGCAGCTATCAATAAAAAAGGAGATCTATAA
- a CDS encoding phospho-sugar mutase, whose product MFPKSVKNTKLRRQLTLRDYKKIYYEWLNSPYIDERAKEELKSIENNLEEIEERFYKDLEFGTAGLRGKLGIGTNMMNIYTVGRASQALADYITDFGEERMKMGVVIAYDVRHFSKEFAKESALILAANGVKAYLFDDIRPTPVLSFAVRYLKTTAGIVVTASHNPKDYNGYKVYWDQGSQILDDVANGIVEKIEKIGYDFSKIKKISEKEAISQNLLQYISKEVDEEYIQRVESLALRDEDVDKNITIVYTPLNGTSNIFVRRVLKDRGFKNVFIVKEQELPDPDFKSVANPNPEYEVAFEEAKKLGYEKNAHLLLANDPDGDRTALEILDDNNYKMLNGNQVGALLVNYILESKSEKGCLEDNSVIIKSIVTGDLTKRIAKKYNVDVIETLTGFKNICGKENELEKEGKKNFLFGFEESIGYITGTFVRDKDGIIASMLISEMAGYYSKKNKNLIDVLEDIYQEFGYELENNYSLVLEGVEGQERIKRIMEKFRNNFPKEMGDLKLEQYADYLKRKLYNLTTGEINNITDIPSSDVLRFWFNDGSWYAIRPSGTEPKLKIYIYSNDKEKEKAQAKLDQIKNTVDSIIENVV is encoded by the coding sequence ATGTTTCCAAAATCAGTAAAAAACACAAAACTAAGGAGGCAATTAACTTTGAGAGATTACAAAAAAATCTACTACGAGTGGTTAAATAGTCCATATATTGATGAAAGAGCAAAAGAAGAATTAAAAAGTATCGAAAACAATCTAGAAGAGATAGAAGAAAGGTTCTACAAAGATCTCGAATTTGGAACAGCTGGATTGAGAGGAAAGTTAGGTATAGGTACTAATATGATGAATATATACACTGTAGGCAGAGCATCTCAAGCCCTTGCTGATTATATTACTGATTTCGGTGAAGAAAGGATGAAGATGGGCGTTGTAATAGCCTACGATGTACGGCACTTTTCTAAAGAGTTTGCAAAAGAATCAGCATTAATCCTTGCAGCTAACGGCGTTAAAGCTTATTTATTTGATGATATTCGGCCCACACCCGTTTTATCCTTTGCTGTAAGATATTTGAAAACTACTGCTGGAATAGTCGTTACCGCTAGTCACAATCCTAAAGATTATAATGGTTACAAAGTTTATTGGGATCAAGGGTCTCAAATATTAGATGATGTTGCCAATGGAATAGTAGAAAAGATTGAAAAGATAGGATACGATTTCAGTAAAATAAAAAAAATAAGTGAAAAAGAGGCAATAAGTCAAAATTTACTTCAATATATTTCAAAAGAAGTCGATGAGGAATACATTCAAAGAGTTGAAAGTTTGGCTTTAAGAGATGAAGATGTAGATAAAAATATAACAATAGTTTACACACCTTTGAATGGGACATCAAACATTTTTGTCAGAAGGGTACTTAAAGATAGAGGTTTTAAAAATGTATTCATAGTTAAAGAACAAGAACTACCTGATCCAGATTTCAAAAGCGTTGCCAACCCAAATCCAGAATACGAAGTAGCTTTTGAAGAGGCAAAAAAATTAGGTTATGAAAAAAATGCCCATTTACTTTTGGCAAATGATCCCGATGGAGATAGAACCGCTTTAGAAATTTTAGATGACAACAATTACAAAATGTTAAACGGTAACCAAGTTGGAGCTCTTTTGGTTAATTATATACTGGAAAGTAAAAGTGAAAAAGGATGTTTAGAAGATAACTCTGTTATCATAAAATCAATAGTTACAGGAGATCTTACAAAAAGAATTGCAAAAAAATATAACGTTGATGTTATTGAAACACTCACGGGATTTAAAAATATTTGTGGGAAAGAAAACGAATTAGAAAAAGAAGGAAAGAAAAACTTCCTCTTTGGCTTTGAAGAAAGTATTGGCTATATAACAGGTACCTTTGTGAGGGATAAAGATGGTATTATTGCCTCAATGCTTATATCAGAGATGGCTGGATACTACTCTAAAAAAAATAAGAATTTAATTGACGTACTAGAAGATATTTATCAGGAATTTGGTTACGAGTTGGAAAACAATTATTCTCTTGTGCTTGAAGGAGTTGAGGGCCAGGAAAGAATCAAGCGAATAATGGAAAAGTTTAGAAACAACTTCCCCAAAGAAATGGGGGATCTCAAACTTGAACAATACGCTGATTATTTGAAAAGAAAGCTATACAATTTAACAACAGGAGAAATTAACAATATAACAGATATACCTTCTTCTGACGTTTTAAGATTCTGGTTTAACGATGGTTCATGGTATGCAATTAGGCCTTCTGGAACGGAACCAAAACTTAAAATATACATATATTCAAATGATAAAGAAAAAGAAAAGGCCCAAGCAAAACTCGATCAGATTAAAAATACCGTTGATAGTATCATAGAAAATGTAGTTTAA
- a CDS encoding glycosyltransferase family 4 protein, giving the protein MKILFCNSNSFPPYQLSGAEETMNDFLEFLAMLGYNVLTINCNERYYLYTKQYEKIIKGKYEEVNNVFGRCFSPNRENFYYYALPLINKYKPDIIFSQLNGLYELSRYAVEKGCKIIYFFHSHISSENMIISNNEFDVLRSNTVSRIICISNDIRNRLPSELQSKTTVVYPLFPQQKYKSLSVKYKKKRILFFNPIKVKGIEIILSLAKIFKNEEFVIYETWGPAPLKYQQEIDSIPNITLKQRQQDIKKIYETGKIYLLPSLCKEGFGRGIVEANINSIPILASHIGGIPEAAGNEQMTVENPEDIQEWLEKVKLLLYDPSKYSYYKEKALQNSKRFETTNLVEVLEQS; this is encoded by the coding sequence ATGAAAATCCTATTTTGTAATTCAAACAGTTTCCCTCCTTATCAATTATCGGGCGCAGAAGAAACAATGAATGATTTTTTGGAGTTTTTGGCGATGTTGGGCTACAATGTGTTAACTATTAATTGTAATGAAAGGTATTATTTGTATACTAAGCAATATGAAAAAATTATAAAAGGAAAATACGAAGAAGTGAATAATGTCTTTGGAAGATGCTTTTCCCCTAATAGAGAAAATTTTTATTATTATGCTTTGCCACTTATTAATAAATATAAACCAGATATTATATTTTCTCAATTAAACGGATTATATGAATTAAGTAGATATGCGGTAGAAAAAGGATGTAAAATTATTTATTTTTTTCACAGTCACATTTCTTCAGAAAATATGATAATTTCAAATAATGAGTTCGATGTACTTCGGTCAAATACTGTTTCAAGAATTATATGCATTTCAAATGACATTCGTAACCGTTTACCTAGTGAGCTTCAATCAAAAACAACAGTTGTTTATCCTTTATTTCCTCAACAAAAATATAAATCTTTATCTGTAAAATATAAAAAAAAGCGAATACTTTTTTTTAATCCTATCAAAGTTAAGGGCATAGAAATAATATTATCTCTTGCCAAGATTTTCAAAAATGAAGAGTTTGTTATTTATGAAACTTGGGGACCTGCACCTTTGAAATATCAACAAGAAATTGATAGCATTCCTAATATTACATTAAAACAAAGACAACAAGATATAAAAAAGATATATGAAACTGGCAAAATTTATCTCCTCCCTTCTTTGTGTAAGGAAGGTTTTGGAAGAGGAATAGTAGAAGCTAATATAAATTCAATACCGATTTTAGCTAGTCATATTGGAGGTATACCAGAAGCAGCTGGCAATGAACAAATGACTGTAGAAAATCCCGAAGATATTCAAGAATGGTTAGAAAAAGTAAAATTGCTATTATATGATCCAAGTAAATACTCATATTATAAAGAAAAGGCTTTACAAAATTCCAAACGATTTGAAACTACCAATTTGGTTGAAGTACTTGAGCAGAGTTAA
- a CDS encoding PIG-L deacetylase family protein, translating into MINILIFSPHPDDAEISIGGFILLHANEYKIKIINLSAGEHSSNGDKIERLKESKFVENRYKNISTKCLFFEDANIQHTVIDQQKRIIRIIREYTPGVILTSHYTDEHPDHLESYLLVKNAIYKAGLNIYPELGEQHTCKHVFFYSQNLYNGKGSMFIDISSVIEEKLNILSKYRSQLIQDNSRVKTYSNTRIFQKVLAKDKYCGSLINTDYAEEIISYKKITIKNIFDIVF; encoded by the coding sequence TTGATAAACATTCTTATCTTTTCTCCCCATCCAGACGATGCAGAAATTTCCATCGGTGGTTTTATTTTACTTCATGCTAATGAATATAAAATTAAAATCATCAATTTGAGTGCTGGGGAGCATTCAAGTAACGGCGATAAAATTGAAAGACTTAAAGAATCTAAATTTGTGGAAAATAGGTATAAAAATATTAGTACAAAATGTCTATTTTTTGAAGATGCTAATATTCAACATACCGTTATTGATCAACAAAAGAGAATTATTCGGATTATACGAGAGTATACTCCGGGCGTTATTTTAACTTCTCATTATACTGATGAACATCCTGACCATTTGGAGTCTTATTTGTTAGTAAAAAATGCGATATATAAGGCTGGATTAAACATATATCCTGAGCTGGGCGAACAGCATACGTGTAAACATGTCTTTTTTTATTCTCAAAACTTGTATAATGGAAAGGGATCAATGTTTATAGATATATCTTCAGTAATTGAAGAGAAATTGAATATTTTGTCTAAATATAGAAGTCAACTTATTCAAGATAATTCTCGCGTTAAGACATATTCCAACACTCGAATTTTTCAAAAAGTTCTTGCTAAAGATAAATATTGTGGATCATTAATAAATACTGATTACGCAGAAGAAATAATTTCCTATAAAAAAATTACCATAAAAAATATATTTGATATTGTTTTCTAA
- a CDS encoding tyrosine-type recombinase/integrase: MMDINSTFDSTKDKGKIEGYISEFLSYLKFVKRRADSTIYEYKKILNGYKKFVQIYGLNRGCFLKYLEEISNLSQRTIKLRIVVLKSFLNYLYENGEISGKKYWKDANAKIPSDVPKGLTENQIKVFFSVIEDKFDKTFYSLLLKTGLRISEALSLEKEQIIFYNDHAELVINGKGNRVRYLKISKQYAEQLITFAEKNTSKGGQGKKYIFSNGNDIPISSRTMERRFQDYVIKANKKIDQLRINGYNNINYINATPHALRHTCAKRLLNSGKNLEEVRYILGHTTISTTGIYVRSDSHSSVLDQI, from the coding sequence ATGATGGATATCAATAGTACATTTGATTCCACAAAAGATAAAGGGAAAATTGAAGGGTATATCTCAGAATTTTTATCATATCTGAAATTCGTCAAGCGAAGGGCAGACTCAACCATATATGAATACAAGAAAATATTGAATGGATATAAAAAGTTCGTTCAAATATACGGACTGAATCGAGGATGCTTTCTTAAATATCTTGAAGAGATCTCAAATTTATCTCAAAGAACGATAAAACTTAGGATAGTTGTTTTAAAATCCTTTTTGAACTATCTATACGAAAATGGAGAAATATCTGGAAAAAAATATTGGAAAGATGCAAACGCAAAGATTCCAAGTGACGTTCCCAAAGGTTTGACAGAAAATCAAATAAAAGTTTTTTTCTCCGTTATTGAAGATAAATTCGACAAAACTTTCTACTCATTGTTGTTAAAAACGGGTTTAAGAATTTCAGAAGCCTTATCGTTAGAAAAGGAGCAGATTATTTTTTATAACGATCATGCTGAACTTGTTATAAATGGAAAAGGGAACAGAGTAAGATATCTTAAAATATCCAAACAATACGCAGAACAGTTAATAACCTTTGCAGAAAAAAACACCTCGAAGGGGGGTCAAGGTAAGAAGTATATCTTTTCAAATGGCAACGATATCCCCATATCTTCTAGAACTATGGAAAGAAGATTTCAAGATTACGTTATAAAAGCCAACAAAAAGATCGATCAATTGAGGATAAACGGTTATAACAATATAAATTATATTAATGCAACACCTCATGCTCTAAGGCACACATGCGCAAAAAGGCTTTTGAATTCTGGAAAAAATTTGGAGGAAGTGCGATATATACTTGGACATACAACCATTTCAACTACCGGAATATACGTTAGATCTGATAGCCATAGTTCAGTTCTGGATCAAATATAA
- a CDS encoding formate--tetrahydrofolate ligase: MLTDIEIARSAKLKKIDLIANELDIPEEYYNLYGKYIAKVSHKYLNELNFKNDGNLVMVTAITPTPAGEGKTTTSISLSMALNKIHKRSIVTLREPSLGPVMGIKGGAAGGGYSQVLPMEDINLHFTGDIHAVSSAHNLVSAILDDYIKYNKCDIDSTEVSWPRTMDMNDRALREIIVALGGKKNGYPRQDGFIITAASEIMAILCLIENLEDLKKKLSNIVVAKNSKGEPVTVKDLEITGTLSVLLKDAINPNLVQTIENTPAFVHGGPFANIAHGTNSILATKLALKLSDYVVTETGFGSDLGGEKFYDFVSPTFGLKPSATVLVATIRALKYHGGQNLKDLNTPNLESLEKGLPNLQVHVENLKKYNIPVVVSLNKFYSDTDDEINMVKDYCNKLGVEVSVNEGFEKGSEGAIDLAEKVVKVSEPRSKLKSIYDFEDPLEVKIDKLAKNIYRAAEVKYSSQALSSMNFLKKYGYENLPVIVAKTQYSISDDPKKLGFPKDYTFTIRDFELSAGAGFIVALAGDILRMPGLSKVPNAVNMDIDKEGNISGLS, encoded by the coding sequence ATGCTTACTGATATTGAAATTGCTAGATCTGCAAAGCTAAAAAAAATCGATTTAATCGCCAACGAACTGGATATTCCAGAGGAGTACTACAATTTATACGGAAAATATATCGCCAAAGTTTCCCACAAATATTTGAATGAACTTAATTTCAAAAATGATGGTAATTTAGTAATGGTTACCGCTATTACTCCAACTCCTGCCGGTGAAGGAAAAACTACAACAAGCATCTCTCTATCCATGGCTTTAAACAAAATTCACAAAAGATCGATAGTAACGCTAAGAGAACCTTCTTTGGGCCCAGTAATGGGTATAAAAGGAGGCGCGGCAGGAGGTGGGTACTCTCAAGTCCTCCCCATGGAAGACATAAACTTACATTTCACAGGGGACATTCACGCCGTTTCCTCAGCCCATAACCTGGTGTCCGCAATTTTAGATGATTACATAAAGTATAACAAATGTGACATAGATTCAACCGAAGTCTCTTGGCCTCGAACTATGGACATGAACGATAGGGCATTGAGAGAAATAATAGTTGCCTTGGGTGGAAAGAAGAATGGTTATCCAAGACAAGACGGTTTTATTATCACCGCTGCTTCAGAAATAATGGCAATATTGTGTTTGATAGAAAATCTAGAAGACTTAAAGAAAAAATTATCAAATATTGTAGTCGCAAAAAACTCAAAGGGAGAACCAGTAACTGTAAAAGATTTAGAAATCACTGGGACCCTTTCTGTACTGTTAAAAGACGCAATTAATCCTAATTTAGTTCAAACAATAGAAAACACACCTGCCTTCGTTCATGGTGGACCCTTTGCAAATATCGCTCATGGAACCAATTCTATTTTAGCAACCAAACTTGCTTTGAAACTTTCTGATTACGTTGTAACCGAAACAGGTTTTGGTTCTGATTTAGGAGGAGAAAAATTCTATGATTTTGTTTCACCGACTTTTGGACTAAAACCATCGGCAACAGTTTTGGTAGCTACAATAAGGGCTCTAAAATACCACGGTGGGCAAAATCTAAAAGATTTGAATACTCCAAACCTTGAAAGTTTAGAAAAAGGATTGCCTAACTTGCAGGTTCATGTTGAAAATCTTAAAAAATATAATATCCCTGTGGTTGTTTCTTTAAATAAATTTTACTCAGATACGGATGACGAGATCAATATGGTAAAAGACTACTGCAATAAATTAGGTGTAGAAGTTAGTGTCAACGAAGGATTTGAAAAAGGTTCGGAAGGTGCCATAGATTTAGCTGAAAAAGTGGTAAAAGTTAGTGAACCTAGATCCAAATTAAAAAGTATTTACGACTTTGAAGATCCTTTAGAAGTTAAAATAGATAAGTTAGCAAAAAATATTTATCGTGCCGCCGAGGTTAAATACTCTTCCCAGGCATTATCATCTATGAATTTTTTAAAAAAATACGGATACGAGAATCTCCCTGTAATTGTTGCAAAAACACAGTATTCCATATCAGATGACCCCAAAAAGCTTGGATTCCCAAAAGATTATACTTTTACAATAAGAGATTTTGAACTTTCAGCAGGTGCTGGTTTCATTGTTGCATTGGCAGGAGATATATTGAGAATGCCTGGTCTTTCAAAGGTTCCCAATGCAGTCAACATGGACATTGACAAAGAAGGAAACATCTCCGGGTTATCGTGA
- a CDS encoding MFS transporter, whose protein sequence is MKELFHNRNYMFYWFSSAFTMAASNIVQFMLSLYVLDTTGSATLFATMLSITIFPRLLFSPIAGVFGDRFDRRNWMFFLGLCSGVTIALFGILHESGIILTIWIIYVLVILLETFETFYSSSSVGIIPLIVKKEEIGVATSFADIDEGIVGIIGPLLAATFYATIGVGVGLIMAGVISFLGSVLLLFMHTQDIKDGEENVKNTIWKDFLDGVNLVKKEPFLRKLVILAPLTNFFLTSAFNISLVFFLRNKLNVSDIVFGGYEAILSVMVLIAPFIAMKLLKKEDAANLLPPLIFGITIGFTVLATIVIFNYFQILGQLSTIIILCIASGIIVAIIEIMNIASSVMFKTLVSIKFLGRVISIVNLLATISIPLGQMIYGIMNDFYPIYWTLILSAGGFFLMYFLSASILKDIAKPKE, encoded by the coding sequence TTGAAAGAATTATTTCACAACAGGAATTATATGTTCTATTGGTTTAGCAGTGCTTTTACTATGGCAGCAAGCAACATTGTTCAATTTATGCTTTCATTGTATGTTTTGGATACAACAGGTTCTGCTACTCTTTTTGCAACTATGCTATCCATAACTATCTTTCCAAGATTGTTATTTTCCCCCATTGCAGGAGTTTTTGGGGATCGTTTCGACAGAAGAAACTGGATGTTTTTTTTAGGGCTTTGTTCAGGAGTCACAATAGCTTTATTTGGAATACTTCATGAATCAGGAATTATTTTAACTATTTGGATAATCTATGTATTAGTCATATTATTGGAAACATTTGAAACATTTTATAGCAGCTCATCCGTTGGAATAATACCCCTTATAGTAAAAAAAGAAGAAATAGGTGTGGCAACCTCTTTTGCAGATATTGATGAAGGGATAGTGGGGATTATTGGTCCTCTTTTAGCAGCAACGTTCTATGCCACCATTGGAGTAGGTGTAGGACTAATAATGGCAGGCGTTATATCATTCCTCGGATCTGTGCTTCTTCTTTTTATGCATACTCAGGATATTAAAGATGGTGAAGAAAACGTTAAAAATACAATTTGGAAAGATTTTTTAGATGGGGTTAACCTTGTAAAAAAAGAACCATTCTTAAGAAAATTAGTAATCCTCGCTCCACTGACAAACTTTTTCCTCACCTCCGCTTTCAACATAAGCTTAGTGTTTTTTTTAAGAAATAAATTGAATGTCTCTGATATAGTATTTGGTGGTTACGAGGCTATTTTATCGGTGATGGTTTTAATAGCTCCATTTATAGCCATGAAATTACTAAAAAAAGAAGACGCCGCTAATTTATTACCTCCCTTAATCTTCGGAATTACTATTGGTTTTACAGTCTTAGCCACCATTGTCATTTTCAATTACTTTCAAATTCTCGGTCAACTTTCAACAATAATTATCTTATGCATAGCTAGCGGTATAATTGTTGCCATAATAGAAATTATGAATATCGCATCATCAGTTATGTTTAAAACATTAGTCTCAATTAAATTTTTAGGAAGGGTTATCTCCATAGTCAATCTTCTTGCTACTATCTCTATTCCTCTTGGACAGATGATATATGGAATTATGAATGATTTTTATCCTATTTACTGGACATTAATATTATCAGCAGGAGGATTTTTCTTAATGTACTTTTTATCAGCCTCTATTTTAAAAGACATAGCAAAACCAAAAGAATGA